The following proteins are encoded in a genomic region of Bradyrhizobium sp. SK17:
- a CDS encoding PQQ-binding-like beta-propeller repeat protein codes for MSQIRIRSCWLQGVAIALLAAALSNTTLAQTNSPAKLDDARLADAAKHPQEWPTIGGTYDETRFSQLDKINVDTVKDLKLAWYGDFDTTRGQEATPLVIDGVLYTSTAWSKVYAYDAKAGKQLWMFDPKVAGSKGQDACCDVVNRGLAAYDGKVYIGALDGRLIAIDMKSGKEVWSTQTTDVDRPYTITGAPRIVNGKVVIGNGGPN; via the coding sequence TTGCTCGCCGCCGCGCTTTCCAACACCACACTCGCTCAGACAAATTCACCTGCAAAGCTGGACGATGCGAGGTTGGCGGACGCGGCAAAGCATCCTCAGGAATGGCCGACCATCGGCGGCACCTACGACGAAACCCGGTTCAGTCAGCTGGATAAGATCAACGTCGACACGGTCAAGGATCTGAAGCTCGCTTGGTACGGCGACTTCGATACGACCCGCGGCCAGGAGGCGACGCCGCTCGTCATTGATGGTGTGCTCTACACATCTACCGCATGGTCCAAGGTTTATGCTTATGATGCGAAAGCCGGCAAGCAATTGTGGATGTTTGACCCCAAGGTAGCCGGCAGCAAGGGTCAGGATGCATGCTGCGACGTCGTCAATCGTGGTCTGGCTGCATACGATGGTAAAGTTTACATAGGTGCGCTTGATGGGCGGCTAATCGCCATCGACATGAAGTCCGGAAAGGAAGTCTGGTCTACGCAGACCACTGACGTCGATCGCCCCTACACAATCACTGGCGCCCCACGCATCGTCAACGGCAAGGTTGTCATCGGAAACGGGGGGCCGAACTAG
- a CDS encoding PQQ-binding-like beta-propeller repeat protein, with product MRGYVTAYDAQTGKQVWRFYTTPNPDNKPDNAASDQILMSKAYETWGDGWWKKTGGGGTAWDALVFDRDNNQLLIGTGNGSPWAHKARNGNGGGRGDNLFLSSVVAVDADTGIYKWHYQETPGEEWDFTAVQPIMLAELNVKGKTRKVLIHAPKNGFLYVIDRSNGELISAKPFTKVNWAAGIDLDTGRPIEYPEARYSESGLDFMAEPAAFGSHNWHPMSFSPKTQLVYLPIQEIPLGYKTDPNFVYRPGHGIWNLADGSTLPTNLGPQNEPDRIQLSQWTKGALVAWDPVKQKEVWRVQHPTVGAGGILSTAGGLVFQGTPDGVFHAYRADNGLEVWQYKTNNGVVAGAMSYELDGEQYVAILTGFGGANGLNVPYIDGVKTGQGQILVFKLNGSATLPVRQTKLQAATVVPKDQFTDEMVQKGAVNFGNCVFCHGFSAISLGVVPDLRRSPAIADKESFKAIVLGGALESQGMPNMTGRLKEDEVETIRAYLADRARLLDRDDKLRAKAAAN from the coding sequence GTGCGTGGATACGTCACTGCCTATGATGCGCAAACAGGCAAGCAGGTCTGGCGGTTCTACACAACTCCGAATCCCGACAACAAGCCAGACAACGCTGCATCAGACCAAATCCTGATGTCGAAGGCCTATGAGACTTGGGGAGATGGTTGGTGGAAGAAGACCGGCGGCGGTGGTACGGCGTGGGACGCCCTTGTCTTTGACCGCGACAACAATCAACTCCTGATCGGCACCGGCAACGGATCCCCCTGGGCACACAAGGCGCGTAATGGCAACGGCGGCGGCCGCGGCGACAACCTGTTCTTGTCTTCGGTCGTTGCCGTTGATGCCGACACCGGGATCTACAAGTGGCACTACCAGGAAACGCCTGGCGAGGAATGGGATTTCACGGCGGTGCAGCCGATCATGCTTGCCGAGCTCAATGTTAAGGGCAAGACCCGAAAGGTTCTGATTCACGCTCCCAAGAACGGGTTCCTGTATGTGATCGATCGTTCCAACGGCGAGTTGATATCGGCCAAGCCATTCACGAAAGTGAATTGGGCTGCTGGAATCGACCTGGATACGGGCCGTCCCATTGAGTATCCCGAAGCGCGCTACAGCGAGAGTGGCCTCGACTTCATGGCAGAGCCTGCGGCCTTCGGATCTCACAATTGGCATCCGATGTCGTTTAGCCCGAAGACTCAACTCGTTTACCTCCCGATCCAGGAGATACCGCTCGGGTACAAAACCGATCCGAACTTTGTGTATCGGCCCGGACATGGCATCTGGAATCTGGCCGATGGTTCGACCCTGCCTACGAATCTGGGTCCGCAGAATGAACCGGATCGTATCCAGCTCTCGCAATGGACCAAGGGTGCGCTCGTCGCCTGGGACCCGGTCAAACAGAAGGAGGTCTGGCGTGTGCAACATCCAACGGTCGGTGCTGGGGGCATCCTGTCGACCGCGGGCGGCCTCGTCTTCCAAGGCACACCCGACGGAGTCTTCCATGCCTACCGCGCCGATAACGGCTTGGAGGTATGGCAGTACAAAACCAATAACGGTGTAGTCGCCGGAGCGATGAGCTACGAGCTCGATGGCGAGCAGTATGTTGCCATCCTAACTGGCTTTGGTGGTGCCAACGGATTGAACGTGCCGTACATCGATGGCGTCAAGACCGGTCAGGGCCAGATACTGGTCTTCAAGCTCAACGGGTCCGCCACTCTTCCCGTCCGGCAAACCAAACTCCAGGCGGCGACAGTCGTACCCAAGGACCAATTCACGGACGAAATGGTTCAGAAAGGTGCTGTCAATTTTGGGAACTGTGTGTTCTGCCACGGTTTCTCGGCGATATCGCTCGGTGTTGTTCCCGACCTTCGTCGCTCCCCTGCGATCGCTGACAAGGAATCGTTCAAGGCGATTGTCCTGGGAGGGGCTTTGGAGAGCCAGGGCATGCCCAATATGACCGGCAGGCTCAAGGAGGACGAGGTTGAGACGATCAGAGCCTATCTGGCAGATCGAGCGCGCCTTCTTGATCGTGACGACAAATTGAGGGCGAAAGCCGCGGCCAATTAG